A genomic segment from Desulfomicrobium apsheronum encodes:
- the asnS gene encoding asparagine--tRNA ligase — MKNIRVADLLLSEAEVESLVVKGWVRTKRESKEFVFLEINDGSCLKNLQAIVATDASGFELMDRVGTGAAVSLSGALVESPGQGQKWELKVQSLEVLGEADASYPLQKKRHTDEYLRTIAHLRPRTNKYGALNRIRAELSFGVHQFFREQGFFHVHAPIITGSDCEGAGEMFQITTFDLANVPKKNGKADFEQDFFGKEASLTVSGQLAAENLACALGRVYTFGPTFRAENSNTPKHAAEFWMIEPEMAFADLGDNMDLGEDCIKWLITHLLDNCRDDLELFGNFVDKGLFATLDNIVEKPFIRLPYAEAVTILKNAPRTFEFPVDFGTDLQTEHERYLTEDHFKQPVIVFDYPKEIKAFYMRLNDDGKTVGAMDVLVPRIGELIGGSAREERLSVLERRIEELGLPKEEYWWYLDLRRFGSVPHAGFGMGFERLLMLVTGIANIRDVIPFPRTPRHLEF; from the coding sequence ATGAAAAATATCAGAGTGGCCGATCTCTTGTTGTCCGAGGCGGAAGTTGAATCCCTTGTGGTCAAGGGCTGGGTGCGAACCAAACGCGAGAGCAAGGAGTTCGTTTTCTTGGAGATCAACGACGGCTCCTGCCTGAAGAATCTGCAGGCCATCGTCGCTACCGACGCATCCGGTTTTGAACTCATGGACCGCGTTGGCACGGGCGCCGCGGTCAGCCTGAGCGGAGCCCTGGTGGAATCGCCCGGACAGGGACAGAAATGGGAACTGAAGGTTCAAAGCCTTGAGGTCCTGGGTGAAGCGGACGCCTCCTATCCACTGCAGAAGAAACGGCACACGGACGAGTATCTACGTACCATCGCTCATCTGAGACCCCGCACGAACAAGTACGGCGCCCTGAACCGGATTCGGGCCGAGCTGTCTTTTGGCGTGCATCAGTTTTTCCGCGAGCAGGGTTTTTTTCATGTGCACGCGCCGATCATCACGGGCTCGGACTGCGAGGGCGCCGGGGAAATGTTCCAGATCACCACTTTTGATCTGGCCAACGTGCCCAAGAAAAACGGCAAGGCGGATTTCGAGCAGGACTTCTTCGGCAAGGAAGCCTCGCTGACCGTGTCGGGTCAGTTGGCGGCCGAAAATCTGGCTTGCGCACTGGGGAGGGTCTATACCTTCGGACCGACCTTTCGGGCCGAAAATTCCAATACGCCCAAACATGCCGCCGAGTTCTGGATGATCGAACCGGAGATGGCCTTTGCCGACCTGGGCGATAACATGGATCTGGGCGAGGACTGCATCAAATGGCTGATCACCCATTTGCTGGACAACTGCCGCGACGACCTGGAGCTTTTCGGTAATTTCGTTGACAAGGGATTGTTTGCTACCCTCGACAACATTGTCGAGAAGCCCTTCATTCGTCTGCCTTACGCGGAGGCGGTGACCATCCTCAAGAACGCTCCGCGCACTTTCGAGTTCCCGGTGGATTTCGGAACCGATCTGCAGACCGAGCATGAGCGGTATCTGACCGAAGATCATTTTAAGCAGCCGGTCATTGTTTTTGACTATCCCAAAGAGATCAAGGCCTTCTATATGAGGCTCAATGATGATGGTAAAACCGTCGGAGCCATGGACGTGCTTGTCCCGCGTATCGGGGAGCTCATCGGCGGCAGCGCCAGGGAGGAGCGATTGTCCGTGCTTGAGCGGCGCATCGAGGAACTCGGACTGCCCAAGGAAGAATACTGGTGGTATCTGGACCTGCGCCGATTTGGATCGGTGCCCCACGCCGGATTCGGAATGGGTTTTGAGAGGCTGCTGATGCTGGTTACGGGCATCGCCAATATCCGCGACGTCATCCCGTTCCCCAGAACGCCTAGGCATCTGGAGTTTTGA
- the priA gene encoding replication restart helicase PriA — MREFCSVLLLSSPYSVLAYSMPEDLPRQMWHVGGRVVVPLGKSFRVGILTDANVAEPEGCVCKDVLWPVDRTPFFSAGYLDFIRDLSIRQMDAAGKILARVLPAALRDLPLFKTREGVAVRLGDLAEGDARAGLSRDWMAGQFAPHICTRRQERLFSLTTEPPWPVRPQATAQLEVLRYLDVHGVSSAKTLNGHFGKNVSQPLRVLLQKGLVREVESHFEPDEVCAPAAETFSLTDEQQQAVEGFWELLTDHTPRSALLFGVTGSGKTAVYLELARRCLCLGKHVMLLAPEVGIALKLYRDVREALPEARVRLFHGYLSPSERQRTFMELAGQASASIVVGTRSSLFLPIEPGLVILDEEHDASFKQDEGLIYQARELAYGRITRSGGLLLMGSATPDVKVFHAARNGGIALKRLPNRVGEARLPEVRLVDLRVEPPEHGPFATSVRDALVAAVHAGEQVIILHNRRGYAPVLYCETCSEPVKCPHCQVSMTLHKRRELLLCHYCGYSLLFPLSCPGCKGNEFLPLGSGTERLEEFLRDDLPRDTKILRLDRDTSRRAGSMQDTLAAFARQEAQILVGTQMLSKGHHFPGVTLVVVVDGDLGLNLPDYRATERSFQMLVQVAGRAGRGEKNGRVLIQTRNPGHYCWQFVRENDYEGFFAREIALRQVMGYPPFVKLALVRISLPFDQPDAELINAFAGRIRAVCPAAGVRVLGPAPAPLAVLRGRKRFQCLLKADSWPAIRGVCAEMRKMLAGEKNVRISVDLDPMDML, encoded by the coding sequence ATGCGCGAATTCTGTTCCGTCCTTCTTCTTTCCTCGCCTTACAGCGTGCTGGCCTATTCCATGCCCGAAGATCTGCCTCGGCAGATGTGGCATGTGGGGGGCCGTGTCGTCGTGCCCCTGGGCAAGTCGTTCCGGGTTGGCATACTTACGGACGCCAATGTGGCCGAGCCCGAGGGCTGCGTCTGCAAGGACGTGCTCTGGCCCGTGGACAGAACCCCTTTTTTCAGCGCCGGGTATCTTGATTTCATCCGGGATCTCTCCATTCGCCAGATGGATGCCGCAGGCAAGATCCTGGCGCGCGTGCTGCCTGCAGCCCTCCGCGACTTGCCCTTGTTTAAGACCCGTGAGGGTGTGGCCGTACGGCTTGGTGATTTGGCGGAGGGAGATGCGCGTGCAGGCCTGTCCCGGGACTGGATGGCGGGCCAGTTTGCGCCTCATATCTGCACGCGCAGGCAGGAGCGGCTTTTTTCCCTGACCACGGAACCGCCGTGGCCGGTGCGTCCGCAGGCGACCGCCCAGCTTGAGGTGCTGCGCTATCTGGACGTGCACGGCGTCTCATCTGCCAAGACCCTGAACGGGCATTTTGGAAAGAATGTGTCCCAGCCCCTGCGCGTTCTTCTTCAGAAGGGACTTGTCCGGGAGGTTGAGTCTCACTTTGAACCGGACGAGGTCTGCGCTCCTGCAGCCGAAACATTCAGCCTGACGGACGAGCAGCAGCAGGCCGTGGAAGGTTTCTGGGAACTGTTGACAGACCACACCCCGCGCTCAGCGCTGCTTTTCGGGGTGACCGGAAGCGGTAAGACGGCGGTCTATCTGGAGTTGGCCAGGCGCTGCCTTTGCCTTGGCAAACATGTCATGCTTCTGGCTCCGGAGGTGGGCATTGCCCTCAAGCTCTACCGGGATGTGCGCGAGGCCTTGCCAGAGGCCAGAGTGCGGCTGTTTCACGGCTACCTGAGCCCGAGCGAGCGGCAAAGAACCTTCATGGAATTGGCCGGGCAAGCGTCTGCCAGCATTGTCGTTGGCACGCGTTCCAGCCTTTTTTTGCCCATCGAACCCGGGCTTGTCATTCTGGACGAAGAGCATGACGCGTCCTTCAAACAGGACGAAGGGCTCATTTATCAGGCCCGTGAATTGGCATACGGCCGGATCACCCGTAGCGGCGGGCTGTTGCTCATGGGCTCGGCCACACCCGACGTGAAAGTCTTTCACGCGGCCAGAAATGGCGGCATCGCCCTGAAGCGCCTGCCAAACCGGGTGGGCGAGGCCCGACTGCCGGAGGTCAGGCTGGTTGATCTGCGCGTGGAACCGCCGGAACACGGCCCCTTCGCAACATCGGTGCGCGACGCGTTGGTTGCGGCCGTCCACGCCGGGGAGCAGGTCATCATCCTGCACAATCGGCGTGGGTACGCACCCGTGCTGTATTGCGAAACCTGCTCCGAACCCGTCAAGTGTCCGCATTGCCAGGTGTCGATGACCCTGCACAAACGACGCGAGCTGTTGCTGTGCCACTATTGCGGGTATTCCTTGCTTTTCCCGTTGTCCTGCCCCGGGTGCAAGGGCAATGAATTTCTGCCGCTGGGATCGGGCACGGAGCGGCTCGAAGAATTTTTGCGTGACGACCTGCCGCGGGATACGAAAATCTTGCGTCTGGACAGGGACACTTCGCGTCGCGCCGGTTCGATGCAGGATACCCTGGCGGCATTTGCCCGGCAGGAGGCCCAGATTCTGGTCGGCACACAGATGCTCAGCAAGGGGCACCATTTTCCCGGCGTGACATTGGTGGTGGTCGTGGACGGCGATCTGGGCTTGAATCTTCCGGATTACAGGGCTACGGAACGATCGTTCCAGATGCTGGTGCAGGTCGCGGGACGCGCAGGCCGCGGAGAAAAGAACGGCCGGGTGCTCATCCAGACCCGCAATCCGGGGCACTATTGCTGGCAGTTCGTGCGCGAGAACGATTACGAGGGTTTTTTCGCGCGGGAGATCGCCCTGCGGCAGGTCATGGGGTATCCGCCCTTTGTCAAGCTTGCCCTGGTGCGGATCTCGCTTCCCTTTGATCAGCCGGATGCGGAGCTCATAAACGCCTTTGCCGGCCGCATCCGAGCCGTGTGCCCTGCGGCCGGGGTCCGGGTCCTGGGTCCCGCCCCGGCGCCGCTGGCCGTGCTTCGCGGGCGAAAAAGATTTCAATGTTTGCTCAAGGCCGATTCCTGGCCGGCAATCCGGGGTGTTTGCGCCGAGATGAGAAAAATGCTGGCTGGGGAAAAAAACGTGCGCATTTCCGTGGACCTTGATCCCATGGACATGCTCTAG
- the glmM gene encoding phosphoglucosamine mutase: MGRLFGTDGIRGRVNSHPMQPELVLRLGLAAGQYFRNGNKRHRVVIGKDTRLSGYVFESALTSGFCAAGMDVFLVGPLPTPAISFLTRNMRADLGVVISASHNPYMDNGIKFFDKDGFKLADSVEDEIAAMVTSPDFVWKSPDHDQVGRARKIQDSPGRYIVELKHSFPAGMTLDGLTIVLDCAHGAAYRVAPLIFEELGARVITLGIEPDGLNINKGCGSLHPEVLAAKVREHRADIGLALDGDADRLIVVDEYGAILDGDQIMAVCADEMMAQGALAGNTLVSTVMSNMALEVFMQERGGRLLRTKVGDRYVVEEMRKGGYVLGGEQSGHLVFMKHSTTGDGTLAALQLLSIMVGRQKPISEIAGLLTPYPQKLVNLKVKKKVPFDTVPIIKDAVRHAEDRLGRTGRVLLRYSGTETLARIMVEAQDQALVDELCASLTEAVEAGLA, from the coding sequence ATGGGCAGACTTTTTGGAACTGATGGAATTCGCGGGCGGGTCAACAGCCACCCCATGCAGCCGGAGCTGGTGCTGCGTCTCGGGCTTGCCGCCGGACAGTATTTCAGAAACGGAAACAAGCGCCACCGGGTCGTCATCGGCAAGGACACCAGGCTCTCGGGGTATGTCTTCGAATCGGCGCTGACCTCGGGCTTCTGCGCGGCCGGGATGGATGTTTTTCTGGTTGGGCCCCTGCCCACGCCGGCCATCAGCTTTCTGACCCGCAACATGCGCGCCGATCTGGGCGTGGTCATTTCGGCCTCGCACAATCCGTACATGGACAACGGCATTAAATTTTTCGACAAGGACGGTTTCAAGCTGGCCGACAGCGTGGAAGACGAAATAGCCGCCATGGTGACCAGCCCGGATTTTGTCTGGAAATCCCCCGATCACGATCAGGTCGGGCGAGCCAGGAAAATCCAGGACAGCCCCGGGCGCTATATCGTCGAACTCAAGCACAGTTTTCCGGCGGGCATGACCCTCGACGGCCTTACGATCGTCCTTGATTGCGCACATGGCGCGGCCTACCGCGTGGCGCCGCTGATTTTCGAAGAGCTCGGAGCCAGGGTCATCACCCTTGGCATCGAGCCGGACGGGCTCAATATCAACAAAGGCTGCGGTTCCCTGCATCCCGAAGTGCTCGCTGCCAAGGTCCGCGAACACAGGGCGGACATCGGCCTGGCCCTGGACGGGGACGCGGATCGGCTCATCGTCGTCGACGAATATGGCGCCATTCTGGACGGCGATCAGATCATGGCCGTGTGCGCGGACGAAATGATGGCGCAGGGCGCTCTTGCCGGGAACACCCTGGTATCCACGGTCATGAGCAACATGGCCCTTGAAGTTTTCATGCAGGAGCGCGGCGGACGGCTGCTCAGAACCAAGGTCGGAGACAGATACGTCGTTGAGGAAATGCGCAAGGGCGGTTATGTTCTGGGCGGAGAACAATCCGGGCATCTGGTCTTCATGAAGCATTCGACCACCGGTGACGGCACGTTGGCGGCCCTTCAGCTTTTGAGCATCATGGTCGGCAGGCAGAAGCCCATCTCCGAGATCGCCGGACTGCTGACCCCGTATCCGCAAAAGCTCGTGAACCTGAAGGTGAAGAAAAAAGTGCCCTTCGACACGGTCCCGATCATCAAGGATGCGGTCCGGCATGCCGAAGACAGGCTGGGACGCACAGGGCGCGTGCTGCTGCGTTATTCCGGCACGGAAACCCTGGCCCGGATCATGGTCGAGGCGCAGGACCAAGCCCTTGTGGACGAACTGTGCGCGAGCCTGACTGAGGCCGTTGAAGCCGGCCTGGCCTGA
- the galU gene encoding UTP--glucose-1-phosphate uridylyltransferase GalU encodes MQVRKVVIPVAGWGTRSLPATKNVPKEILPVFRKPSIQYIVEEAIASGLSDVVFVNNQNKRIIEDHFDYNLALEQLLERKGQLDLLAEVRKVAMMANIIVVRQKEQLGLGHAVLCAREVIKDEPFAVMVGDDLMFNRDPGINQLLEVWKNERMPVVGVMEVPRDKVSKYGIIDAEEFAPGLYRIRGVKEKPSIESAPSRLALVGRYVLTPEIFDHLEGVKPDGTGEIQLTDALQSMARDNRLLAVKLRGQRFDVGDWVDYLTANIYFALQDEDLRYDLIARLRDLIPPSR; translated from the coding sequence ATGCAGGTACGTAAAGTTGTCATTCCGGTGGCAGGATGGGGAACCAGATCTCTTCCGGCGACCAAAAATGTGCCCAAGGAAATTCTTCCGGTGTTCCGAAAGCCTTCCATTCAATATATAGTGGAAGAAGCAATCGCTTCCGGCCTGTCGGATGTGGTTTTCGTCAACAACCAGAACAAGCGCATTATCGAGGATCACTTCGACTACAACCTGGCCCTTGAGCAACTGCTGGAGCGCAAGGGACAGCTGGACCTGCTCGCCGAAGTGCGCAAGGTCGCCATGATGGCCAACATCATCGTCGTGCGCCAGAAGGAGCAGCTGGGCCTTGGCCATGCGGTGCTGTGCGCCCGCGAGGTCATCAAGGACGAGCCCTTCGCGGTCATGGTCGGGGACGATCTCATGTTCAACCGCGATCCCGGCATCAACCAGCTGCTTGAGGTCTGGAAGAACGAGCGCATGCCCGTGGTCGGAGTGATGGAAGTCCCCCGCGACAAGGTCAGTAAATACGGCATCATCGACGCCGAGGAGTTTGCGCCGGGGCTTTACAGGATTCGCGGGGTCAAGGAAAAACCCTCCATTGAAAGCGCGCCGTCCAGGTTGGCGCTGGTCGGCCGGTATGTGCTGACCCCGGAAATATTCGATCATCTGGAAGGGGTGAAACCGGACGGCACCGGTGAAATCCAGCTCACCGACGCCTTGCAGTCCATGGCACGCGACAACCGGCTTTTGGCGGTGAAACTGCGCGGACAGCGTTTCGATGTCGGCGACTGGGTCGATTACCTGACCGCCAACATCTATTTTGCGCTCCAGGACGAGGATCTGCGTTACGATCTCATTGCCCGCCTGCGTGATCTCATTCCGCCTTCTCGCTAG